CATCAGCAATAGCGATCGTCTGAATGCCACCGATCACGATCGCGCGCGAATGCGTGCCGGAGTGTAGTCCGACCATCAACCCAAGGGTGGTAATGACCCCTGATGTCAATCCGAAACTGATCCCCGTTTTCCAAGCCGCCTTCATGTTGTCACAACACTCGATTGACAGTACCCCTTCCCTGAAAACCATCTCTCTTACGATCCATCTCCATCATACCCACTGACCTCATTACCCTGATGCATCACAGGAGTAACTTGCATCACTCATGACGGCTCATACCATTTCAACAAGCCGGCTCTGAGCTTGACGAAGCGCTCAAAGGCCCGATCTCCATCGCCCCTTCAACCAGGCTCACGCTCACCTTGAGCGATGTCGAGAAGCCGAGGGACAAGGCTGCCCGTGAGACCATCAAGGGGAACACTGAGAGACCGAAGCATACTTGAAACAGGATAGTGAGATCACGAAAGAGTTTTGACCTACGGCCTGAGGTGCCCCATACTTATCACAGCGACATCAGCCGGATAGGACTGCATAACGTTCTCGCCTTCATTGATGATGCCGTGAAGATGAAGGCAACTTTTGCAGAATGCTGAAAAAGTCCGCCAGCGGCGTTCTCGCAGCGACCAGAGGCTCAACGTACCGAAATGTACGTCTCGCCTCTTCGCTCGCTGTGGCCTTGCTGGATGGCCTTTGGGGACATCCTCAAGTTACTGTGGTGTATGCTGCATGGAACATTCCAGCTACCTTGTCGCCAACAGCCCAGTTTTCCACAACCTGTTAGGACTCCAACGTGCTGATCTCATTCCAGTCGATAGACCATCTCACTGGCACCCGACTCGAGAATCCCATCACCCTTGAGCGACATGCGGTTCATCTGTGGGGCGTTGAACTTGAGGGGTCGTCACGGTCTGTCGCGCGATGTTTCTCGTGGCTGGATGAAGCAGAGCGCCACCGTGCGATTCGGTTGATTCGAGAGCAAGACCGACAGCACTACATCCTGGCTCATGGAGCCCTCAGAGCAGTCCTAGGCCGATGCCTCGGAGTCAGCCCATGTGTGGTATCGCTGGGATGTACGGAGACAGGCAAGCCTTTCCTCAAGAAGGCCGCACCGGAGCATTCCATGATTACCTTCAATTTGTCTCATTCCCATAACCGTGCACTCATTGCTGTCACGAAGGCCCAGGAGATCGGAATCGACCTTGAATGGGTTCGTTCGGAAGTCGATGTTGCGAACTTATCCGAACGCTACTTTGCTCCTTCCGAACATGCCGTGATCATGCAGGCACCGAGAGAACAGCGCGCAACGATGTTTTTCCGTTACTGGGTCGCGAAGGAGGCGGTGCTGAAGGCCCAGGGAATCGGTCTCCGAGGGTTATCCGATTGCGAGGTCATCCTTGGCCAGAATGAACTTAACAGGAATATTCTGGTCCGCTTGGGTTCTCAATTCACAGAACCACTTCGCGTATGTCTGCTCGCTTGTGGAAAAGGATGGGACGCTGCAGTAGCCGCGCAGAATTTAGACGTCGTGAGACAAGGGGAGTAACAGGCCTGGAGCCATCCCTCCGTTGTGTTGCCAGCGCCAAAGCTATCGACGGCAGGCGGGCGAGTGTCGAAGACATTCTCCGAGCCATGTCGTGATCTGATCAAGCAGCACAGCCACCGCCCGATTGGCGGCGACCACGCCACCATAGGCGTTCTCACTCGGTGCAGGTTCGATGGCTTCAAATCGCTGCATCCCCAGAATCGTCGACTGTTTGAGATCCACCAACTGAGCCAGTGCCGTCACTCTGACGCGACTCGGCTGCTGAAGAAACTCCTGCTGCAGGGCAAACCCGTAGACATCGAGTCGATAATCGCCTGGCAGTATGCTTGGCAAGAGAACGACATCGCGCCAGAGACCGCTCTGGCTCAAACTCTGAGCCAACAGAGGCGCAAACATATTCGCTGGCGTATCAGCCCATTGATTCGTGGCGAAATATTCCAACTCATAGGGTCGTTTAAGATAGACCATCCGAGGGGTTTCAAATCCCGGCTCGGCTTGCGGAGGACTGAGCTGAACGACAGAACTATCCCCGTCGGCAGCATGAATCTCTCTCTGCCCTCCCTCACGACTCAGTTGATAGGTATGGGCCGCTTCAGATCCACCGCGAAATGAGATGCAGCCACTCGTAACCAGCACCAATAACACACAGCTCGCATGGACGGCCCGACGAGAAATCATTGCCCCCTTCACAGCTTCCCGTTCCTCAACCGGCTCATTCCCCAGGTCCTCGCGAAGGGGTCTTTCGTCCAAACACCAGCGAGCTTGGCTCTCGCTCCAACTCCCGCGCCACGCGCGTTAACGTACTGGTGAGCTGTCTCAGCTCCGTCACCAATTGACCGGCTTCCGGCAGAGTTCGCTTGGTGAATTGCTGCAGCTCTGGGCGGGCTTCACTGACAACCGCCCCCACGGTCTTCGTGGTCTTTGCAAGCTCCTCGGTCGCCACATCCATGGCGCTCACGCTCTTGGTGATCCCCGCGAGCAAGGGAGGAACCTGGGCATTCAGCGAAGTCGTCAGTCTGGCCAAATTCTCAGCGCTCCTGGCTGCGCCGTTTAAGCTTTGCTCGATCTGGGTCTTGTGGCTGGCAATGGTCTGAGCGACATCCGCAAGATCCTTGATGGTCTTCGTCAGCGTGGTGCGATTGTCTTCATCCAGTACTTTCGCCACTCCTTTGGCCGCCAGATCGAGATCAGCCAACAGTTGGGCCAGCCCCTCTTCCGAAAGGAGACGGGAGGCCGTTTTGTCCAACCGGGCAAATAATGATGGGCCCGTCCTGATCACCGGATATGTCTGCCCTGCTTGGGCCTGCAGCGAAGGAGCCTCACGGCTTCCCCCGGTCAAATTGATGGTGGCAAGCCCGGTTAGCCCCTGCGTTTCTAGTACGGCAATGGTATCGGTCTTCACCGGCGTGCCTCGCACGATGTCCAGCGTCAACAGGACTTCCTCTGGATTGTCA
This portion of the Nitrospira sp. genome encodes:
- a CDS encoding 4'-phosphopantetheinyl transferase superfamily protein; this encodes MLISFQSIDHLTGTRLENPITLERHAVHLWGVELEGSSRSVARCFSWLDEAERHRAIRLIREQDRQHYILAHGALRAVLGRCLGVSPCVVSLGCTETGKPFLKKAAPEHSMITFNLSHSHNRALIAVTKAQEIGIDLEWVRSEVDVANLSERYFAPSEHAVIMQAPREQRATMFFRYWVAKEAVLKAQGIGLRGLSDCEVILGQNELNRNILVRLGSQFTEPLRVCLLACGKGWDAAVAAQNLDVVRQGE
- a CDS encoding membrane integrity-associated transporter subunit PqiC gives rise to the protein MISRRAVHASCVLLVLVTSGCISFRGGSEAAHTYQLSREGGQREIHAADGDSSVVQLSPPQAEPGFETPRMVYLKRPYELEYFATNQWADTPANMFAPLLAQSLSQSGLWRDVVLLPSILPGDYRLDVYGFALQQEFLQQPSRVRVTALAQLVDLKQSTILGMQRFEAIEPAPSENAYGGVVAANRAVAVLLDQITTWLGECLRHSPACRR
- a CDS encoding MCE family protein, with protein sequence MEPKVNYILVGSFVAFLGAMILAGILWLGKSDYRGSYDRYEAYMTESVAGLSVDSSVKYRGVDVGRVKTITLRPDNPEEVLLTLDIVRGTPVKTDTIAVLETQGLTGLATINLTGGSREAPSLQAQAGQTYPVIRTGPSLFARLDKTASRLLSEEGLAQLLADLDLAAKGVAKVLDEDNRTTLTKTIKDLADVAQTIASHKTQIEQSLNGAARSAENLARLTTSLNAQVPPLLAGITKSVSAMDVATEELAKTTKTVGAVVSEARPELQQFTKRTLPEAGQLVTELRQLTSTLTRVARELEREPSSLVFGRKTPSRGPGE